In Perca flavescens isolate YP-PL-M2 chromosome 7, PFLA_1.0, whole genome shotgun sequence, the following proteins share a genomic window:
- the fam217ba gene encoding protein FAM217B, producing MGPIMQERTASTTLKRVVSKEKIRVKYTENSGPVTSSKKGNKMKKAGGQMKNGLPGPGQDKDTVTTVQKGAQSKGGRVKSGTTRNTSKLSSPEEEGDLRPQLRKHLSVHRKEEQRENQRMSQCSNELHQNRGGMGKNRRALSLPLSPISGLRHMPAHPLTHSPAPTPEALQRHYNQKDEDTDSASDLSDSERLPVLPSPCTPCTPPHLNLRAEVINTNDFPPDFPGPHGALGDEDESEKPSYSYPDFLPPPFNSWSLRQLAVFLHTDGRGAPRPKPVGPLEKYLERLLQLEWLQIQTVQAEISRPPGSRTRLQGFPSANTAHPPRPHTAPPSRLNSPKGLRQSQRSFPFTPVNNPPSPASAQQQHSRFPVCPHCHIRYPLCNGSCSANAYQRHSRLSPLLERKARPGAPAKRSSSETRATSTECRSPGGQSGVQVGGGAQTPVSPSAGRSHLRHMQAAGNVRKQHQDCGTNPNSRGQVRKSRVRANSETDVKKEPCGSKAAGAEKQVFPASKREVTTSKRVERDRQRTEAVGQASKTAMKRAAKEPQSLSRAPLSSKQNGKTKNVHFVAK from the exons ATGGGGCCCATCATGCAGGAGCGTACAGCATCCACGACACTGAAACGCGTCGTCTCCAAAGAGAAGATTCGGGTAAAATATACTGAAAACAGCGGACCAGTAACCAG TTCAAAGAAAGGTAACAAGATGAAGAAAGCAGGGGGCCAGATGAAAAATGGCCTCCCAGGACCAGGTCAGGATAAGGACACAGTGACAACAGTGCAGAAG GGTGCACAGTCAAAAGGTGGCAGGGTCAAATCTGGCACTACACGCAATACAAGCAAACTGTCCAG CCCTGAAGAAGAAGGAGATTTGAGACCTCAACTCCGCAAACATTTATCTGTGCACAGGAAAGAGGAGCAACGCGAAAATCAACGGATGTCTCAGTGCAGCAACGAGCTACACCAGAATCGTGGTGGGATGGGGAAAAATCGGCGAGCcctctccctgcctctctccCCGATATCAGGGCTACGACACATGCCAGCACACCCTCTAACACACTCCCCAGCCCCAACCCCAGAGGCACTACAGCGACACTACAACCAGAAGGATGAAGACACTGACAGTGCCAGTGATCTGTCAGACTCTGAGAGGTTGCCTGTACTGCCCTCTCCCTGTACCCCCTGCACCCCTCCTCACCTCAACCTCCGGGCCGAGGTCATCAATACCAATGACTTTCCCCCGGACTTCCCAGGACCTCATGGGGCTCTGGGTGATGAAGATGAGAGTGAAAAACCCAGCTACAGTTACCCAGACTTTCTGCCTCCTCCCTTCAACAGCTGGAGCTTGAGACAGCTGGCAGTGTTTCTTCATACGGATGGCCGTGGCGCCCCCCGCCCCAAGCCAGTAGGGCCCTTAGAGAAGTACCTGGAGAGGCTGCTGCAGCTGGAGTGGCTCCAGATCCAAACGGTGCAAGCAGAAATCAGCCGCCCACCTGGTAGTCGTACAAGGCTGCAGGGCTTCCCCTCTGCCAACACTGCTCACCCCCCCAGGCCTCACACAGCTCCACCATCACGACTCAACTCCCCTAAAGGGCTGCGGCAAAGCCAGCGATCCTTCCCATTTACACCTGTCAACAACCCTCCATCACCTGCTTCAGCTCAGCAACAGCACTCCCGCTTTCCAGTTTGCCCTCACTGTCACATTCGCTACCCATTGTGCAATGGAAGCTGCTCTGCTAATGCTTACCAGCGCCACTCAAGGCTCAGCCCACTTCTTGAGCGCAAAGCCAGACCTGGAGCACCAGCGAAGAGGAGCAGCAGTGAGACCCGAGCCACCTCAACAGAATGTAGGAGCCCAGGAGGACAAAGTGGAGTACAAGTCGGAGGAGGAGCCCAGACCCCAGTTAGCCCCTCAGCTGGAAGGAGTCATCTTAGGCACATGCAGGCTGCAGGCAATGTCCGTAAGCAACACCAGGATTGTGGAACTAACCCAAACAGCAGAGGTCAGGTGAGGAAAAGCCGCGTCAGAGCTAACTCGGAAACAGATGTTAAAAAGGAGCCTTGTGGCAGTAAAGCAGCTGGTGCAGAGAAACAAGTTTTTCCTGCAAGTAAGCGAGAGGTCACCACCTCTAAGAGAGTAGAAAGGGACCGGCAGAGGACAGAGGCGGTAGGTCAGGCCTCTAAAACTGCCATGAAAAGAGCTGCTAAAGAGCCGCAGTCTCTCTCCAGAGCTCCGCTCAGTAGTAAGCAGAAtggcaaaacaaaaaatgtgcacTTTGTTGCAAAGTAA
- the ppp1r3da gene encoding protein phosphatase 1, regulatory subunit 3Da: protein MDRGWFIGHERIPPLKETSSSSSSLSRPCMTINLTEMLQADKPSAVKKSVPIRPPSPRVSLPRESNHSLSCEPTPKPIIRQRSRSLPSATEKKKQCRNVGVRFVDSLGLDLEDIKLFKSAEDPFVPHHVTFRLLMGAELADGRHLEISLPYLKPVFAQQPGDQQGFLHRLNEQKVCLERVLCFELGVIGITQVLNLDFEKDVIARYSFTEWKNCTETKASWVSTITKTWEGGGGKLSCDTFRFHLPVPPFLQPGAVLQFAIQYKVCGAEYWDNNNGENYKLVCHNYKLTVPKECEDSMVHFI from the coding sequence ATGGATAGAGGGTGGTTTATCGGACATGAGAGGATTCCCCCTTTGAAGGAGACATCCAGCTCTTCCAGCAGTCTCTCAAGGCCCTGCATGACCATCAACCTGACTGAAATGCTTCAAGCTGACAAACCCAGTGCAGTAAAGAAGTCAGTTCCGATCCGCCCCCCAAGCCCCAGAGTCTCTCTGCCAAGGGAGTCCAACCACAGTCTCTCCTGTGAACCCACGCCTAAACCCATCATCCGACAACGGTCACGCTCTCTGCCTTCCGCCACAGAGAAAAAGAAGCAATGCAGAAATGTTGGTGTGCGGTTTGTTGACTCTTTGGGGCTCGACCTGGAAGACATCAAACTTTTTAAATCTGCAGAGGATCCATTTGTACCACATCATGTTACCTTCAGACTGTTGATGGGTGCAGAGTTGGCAGATGGAAGGCATCTGGAGATTTCCTTGCCATACTTAAAACCGGTTTTTGCTCAACAACCTGGAGACCAGCAAGGATTCCTGCATCGCCTCAATGAGCAGAAAGTGTGTCTGGAGAGAGTATTGTGTTTTGAACTGGGTGTCATCGGAATCACCCAGGTCCTTAATTTGGACTTTGAGAAGGATGTTATAGCTCGCTATTCATTTACAGAGTGGAAGAACTGCACAGAAACTAAGGCCTCTTGGGTGTCCACCATCACCAAGACCTGGGAAGGAGGAGGGGGCAAACTCAGTTGTGATACATTTCGTTTCCACCTGCCTGTTCCTCCCTTTTTGCAGCCAGGAGCAGTGTTGCAGTTTGCTATTCAATACAAAGTATGTGGGGCTGAATACTGGGACAACAATAATGGAGAGAATTATAAGTTAGTTTGCCATAACTACAAGCTCACTGTGCCCAAAGAATGTGAGGATAGCATGGTGCACTTCATTTAG